AGAGATACTTTTTAACAATACCTTGAGCAGGAGTATCAAGCATATCGGTTATTATGAACCTGGTATTTTCAAGGGTGGCATTATAGCCGTTTTTGACAATTGCCAGCTTAACTTTACCGATACCAGGTAATATAACCGTTATAGCTTTGATATAAAATCCTGTTCCAGGGTAGTACCTGAACTGCTTCTTATTATGAAGCAAACAGATAGTCCTGACATTAAGGTTATGCCTGTTGTTGTACAATACTTTACGGTTATTCTTAATCATACAGACATAAGAATATCCGTATTTCTTAAGCACGCCAAGCAGTGCTTTGGAAGCATACCATGTGTCGAATGTGACGTATTCGGCAGCTAAACCAAATTTGTGGACGAAGTTTATCATATTAATAGCTAACTCGCCTTTTGTGTGGTAAACTTCGCTCTTTTCTTTTGGCATCCATATCCTGAAAGCTACAGGTATCCTAATCCAGCCATTAGACCATAAAAGCACTACAATATGCATTCCCCAAACATACTTCTTGTTAGTATTATCATAGACATAGGTTGTAGGGAAAATGCTTTTGCCAAAGGGCTTTCTGATAATAACATCATCTATTATCAAGTATCCAAGAGAAGCCGTTTGTGACTGTATAGCTTGAATAAATAGAATAATGAAATTGTTATTATTAATAGAAAGCAATGGCAATAGTCTCATTATGGCATCGTGGGATACCCAGCTAAGCTTTTGAGCGATATAAGTTGCAGTAGGATTATTGAAAAGGATTAGTCCTACACATAACGCCACAAACACTATAGTAAGGTTTCCAAGAAACAATCCATTAAAGTTTAGCTTGTATGTTAATTCCAAAATCATATCATGTATACCATGTTTGGAAATAGAAATATCTTCTAAGAAATTATTGGTATTTTTCAAACGAATCCCTGCTAAAATCATATCAAATATCGTTTACATAATATAGCTGTAACTGTTGGAAACCTTATTGCAACAACCTTTTAGACAATATTAGGTTTTCAAAGTCCTGATATATGAAGCTTTTAGCTTGTTTGCGTAAGTACTGTTATATAAATTGGGGAAGGCATCCGGAGCTATTGGACAAGGTGCCGGGATTTACAGGAGAAGTGAGACAAGATGCTTTAGGCAACATTATTGGACGTTTAAATCAAAAAACTAACGGTGAAATTATATGGGGAGTCCTGCAGGAAGATTGGAGTGCGTTGGCAGATTACAGGATACCACCCATTGATGAGGCTTACCGGCAAACCTTTCGGGATACAGTGGCAAAAAGCAAAGAACGGTATGTATTGGCTGTATTGCCTATAAGTCCATTTTCCACTGCTCGCAATCTGCGTATGCTGGAGAACTTCCTGGCCGATGTCTTATTGGAGCCTGAGAATGTTGAAAGTCTGCTTAATATAATAGTGGAGGCTGCCAATAAAATGATTGTGGATGCAGCGCAATGGGAAGCGGATGGTATATGCATATACGATGATTGGGGTACCCAACAAGCCCTGCTGATATCCCCGAAAGTCTGGCGCCAGCTTTTCAAACCCGTTTACAAACGGTTGATTGATATTACCCATGAGCATGGAATGAAATTCTTTATGCATTCCTGCGGGTATATTCATGAGATCATGGAAGATATGATTGAAATAAGTTTGGATGTATTCCAATTGGATCAGCCTGAGTTGCATGGAGTAGAAAAACTGGCTGACAAGTTTGGAGGGAGGGTAACTTTTTGGTGCCCCGTAGATATTCAGAAGATAATGC
The genomic region above belongs to Bacillota bacterium and contains:
- a CDS encoding transposase; this encodes MKNTNNFLEDISISKHGIHDMILELTYKLNFNGLFLGNLTIVFVALCVGLILFNNPTATYIAQKLSWVSHDAIMRLLPLLSINNNNFIILFIQAIQSQTASLGYLIIDDVIIRKPFGKSIFPTTYVYDNTNKKYVWGMHIVVLLWSNGWIRIPVAFRIWMPKEKSEVYHTKGELAINMINFVHKFGLAAEYVTFDTWYASKALLGVLKKYGYSYVCMIKNNRKVLYNNRHNLNVRTICLLHNKKQFRYYPGTGFYIKAITVILPGIGKVKLAIVKNGYNATLENTRFIITDMLDTPAQGIVKKYLCRWDIETFFRDIKQHLNFEKVQARDPKKLEGYFSAMFFSFIFIQILQIQNNLNTVGETVIFLQDFVQIKVNNVVYIINVTSKDLKSKQVND